GTCGGTGCACGCGAGCGCGTACCAGGCGCCGTCGAGGTCACCGTCGCGGTAGGGACGTCGATGCCAGACGAGCTCGCCCGCGTCGGCCAGCGCCTGCACCGAGGGGGTGGTGTGCGGGGCGACGACCTCCACCGCCGCGCCCGCGGCGAGCAGCCGAGATAGTCGTCGTTGGGCAACGGTTCCCCCGCCCACGACGACGACTTTGCGGCTCGCGAGGTCGAGCCCCGCCAGGTAGTGCTCCCGCGGCATGTGGTCAGCTTGCCGTCAGGTGTGGGCGGGCGACGAGCGCGGTGGCGGTCGTCTCATCCCGCGTGTCTCACCGTCTCAGTCTTCGGGACGCAGGAGTGTCAGCATCTCGGCGTTGTCGAACATGCGCGCCGTGTCCAACGCGGACGGCTGTCCCAGCTCGGGGTCGGCGCCGCCGTCGAGCAGTGCTCGGACGACCTCCGCCTCGTTCTTGAACACCGCGCCCGCGAGTGGGCTCTGTCCCCGGTCGTTGAGCCGGTTGGGGTCGGCGCCACGCCGCAGCAGCACGCGGACGGTGTCGGCGTGGCCGTGGTAGGCGGCGAGCATCACCAGGGTGTCGCCCTTGTCGTTGGTCAAATTGGCGGGGACGCCCGCGTCGACGTAGGCCGCGAGCGTCTCGGACTGGCCTTCCCTGGCGAAGTCGAACACCCGCGCCGCCAGTTCGAGCAACTCCGGGTCCGATTCCGGCGGGACGCTGTCGGTCATGTCTTCAGCGTGCCATGCCCGTGCCCGGTGTTCAGGTTCCGAACGCGGGGAGTGCCGGGGTCCCCGCGACGGGCAGCTCGCCGGAGGGCCGGTACAGCAGGCCGAGGAACTCCAGCAGCACTCGCTCCCGCAGGCGGCCCGGCGCCGCGGCGAGCAGCGCGTTGATCGGTGCCATGCGGGTGGGCAGCCCGGCGCCCGACGCCGCCGACGGCAGCGCCGCGGCGAGCAAGTCCCGGAACTGCTGGGGTGAGAACCGGTCGGGGTCGAGGCCGGCCACCAGCTCCCGCAGTGCCGGGTCCACGGCCACCGGGCCCGCTTGCCGAGCGGCCTCCACGGAGGCTCGCAGGTCGGTGAGGAAGTCGTCCTCGCAGCCGTGATTGACGGCGGTGACGGTCAGGTGGAGGTTGACCGGCGAGTGCCCGTGCGCGAACTGCGGCTGGACGTACCAGCCGCGCTCCCGCATCTCGTCGGCGACGGTGAAGAGGTCGAAGCCGACGTCCTCCGGGGCGCCCTCGGTGGCCACGGCCAGCAACGTGGAGTCGGGATCGCCCAGCACTCGCAGGCCCGCCGTCGTCTCGATCCCCTCCCGGATCGTCTCGACGGCGGCCAGCGTGTCGCGGGCCAGCCGGAGATAGCCCTCGTCGCCGAGGTACCGGACCACGGCCCACGCCGCGGCGAGCGGACCGCCCGAGCGGGTGGACTGCACGGTGGTGTTGAGCATCGTGTAGCCGGGCCAGTCGGCACTACCGAAGTAGTGGCCACGCCGCAGCTCGGCGTTCGCGTGCAGCAGCACCGACGTCCCCTTGGGACAGTAGGCGTACTTGTGCAGGTCCACCGAGACGCTGGTGACGCCGGGGACGGAGAGGTCGAAGTCGGGGGTCTCGACGCCGAGCCTGCGCAGGTAGGGCAGGACCCAGCCGCCGATGCAGGCGTCGACGTGCATCCGGACCCCGCGCGCGGCCGCGGCGGCCGCGATCTCGGGAATCGGGTCCACCACGCCGTGCGCGTACGACGGAGCGCTGGCGACCACGAGCACCGTGTCGTCGTCGACGGCCGCCGCCATCGCCTCCGGGTCGGCCCGGAAGGTGACGGGGTCGACCTCGACGTCCACCACCCGCAGCCCGAAGAGGTGGGCGGCCTTGCGGAAAGCCGCGTGCGCGGTGGTGGGCAGGACCAGCGCCGGGTCGGCGACCTCCGGGCGTCCCTCCCTGGCCGCCAGGACCGCGAGCAGACACGACTCGGTGCCTCCCGAGGTCACCGTTCCCACCGTCTCGGCGTCCCCGCCGAGCAGTGCCGCGGCCGCCGCGACGAGGTCGTTCTCCATCCGCAACAGGCCGGGGAACGTGGTGGGGTCGAGCGCGTTCGCCGCCGCCGCCGACGCGTACGCCCGCGCGCCGAGTTCGTCGAGCGCGGCGAGGCCGCTGTCGTACACGTAGGCGAGCGTGCGGCCGCCGTGGGTGGGCGCGTCGGCGGCGCGCAGGGCCCGCACCTCCTCCAGGACGTCCTCGATGTTCATGCTTCGACCGCCTTCCCGTCGTCTCGATCGCGCCGCTTCCGCTCCGAGCTGAACACCTCGCGCCGCAACAGCGGCAGCCCGAGCGCCACGAGCACGGCGGGCAGCAGCGAGAAGCCGACCGTGATGGCCGTGACCGCACTCTCGGGCTGGGAGGCCGCCGCGTCGGTGCTGGACACGTAGCCGCCCCACGAGAGCACGAGCCCGAACAGGCTCGGCCCGAGCGCGAGCCCGAGTGCCTCGGCCGCCGTCCACACCCCCGCCGTCACCCCGGCCCTGGCCTCCCCGGTGCGACGCTCCTCCTCGGTGATCAGATCGGGCAGCAACGCCAGCGGGAACACCTGGATGCCCGCGTAACCGACCCCGGCCAACGCCGCCAGGACGAACACCATGGCGGGCGGCAGCGCTCGCGCGAACACCAGGCCGGCCAGGGCGAGGGAGAGCGCCACCGTGGCCACTCGGAAGCCGGCGAGCTTGCCTCCCGACCGTCCCACGCGGTCCCACAGCGGCATCACCAGCAGCGCGGGGCCCACGAACCCGGCGAACAGCAACGACTGGTAACCGGCGTCGCCCAGGACGTACCGGGCGACGTAGCTCACCGCGGCGAGCAGCGTGGCGACCCCCAGCGCCTGGATGAAGTACACGCCGAGCAGCAGCCGGAACGAGCGCCACCGCCGCATCGTCGCGACGAGCTCCCGCCACGACGCCGTGGGCCTACGGGGCTCGCTGACCGGCACCCCGCGGATGCCCAGGATCACGGCGACCGTGCCCAGCACGATGAGCACGGCCACGAACACCCCCATCACGCGGTAGCCGTTGACTCCCCCGATGCCGTTGGTGATGGCCGGGGCGAGCGCCCCCGAGGTGAGGATCGCCAGGGCGAGCACGGCGATGCGCCACGTCGTGAGGCGGGTGCGTTCGTGGTAGCCGTCGGTGAGTTCGGCGGGCAACGCGTTGAAGGGCACTTGGAAGAACGCGAACGCCGTGGCGCACAGGAAGAACACCGCCACGACGTAGGCGGAGTCGGCTCCGACGCTGCCGAACCCCGGATGGGCGAACAGCGCCGCGAACGTGACCGCGAGCACGAGACCTCCCGCCACGAGCGACCGGGTGCGGCTGCCGCGCCGTGCGAGGTC
The window above is part of the Saccharomonospora glauca K62 genome. Proteins encoded here:
- a CDS encoding ankyrin repeat domain-containing protein; the encoded protein is MTDSVPPESDPELLELAARVFDFAREGQSETLAAYVDAGVPANLTNDKGDTLVMLAAYHGHADTVRVLLRRGADPNRLNDRGQSPLAGAVFKNEAEVVRALLDGGADPELGQPSALDTARMFDNAEMLTLLRPED
- a CDS encoding pyridoxal phosphate-dependent decarboxylase family protein, producing the protein MNIEDVLEEVRALRAADAPTHGGRTLAYVYDSGLAALDELGARAYASAAAANALDPTTFPGLLRMENDLVAAAAALLGGDAETVGTVTSGGTESCLLAVLAAREGRPEVADPALVLPTTAHAAFRKAAHLFGLRVVDVEVDPVTFRADPEAMAAAVDDDTVLVVASAPSYAHGVVDPIPEIAAAAAARGVRMHVDACIGGWVLPYLRRLGVETPDFDLSVPGVTSVSVDLHKYAYCPKGTSVLLHANAELRRGHYFGSADWPGYTMLNTTVQSTRSGGPLAAAWAVVRYLGDEGYLRLARDTLAAVETIREGIETTAGLRVLGDPDSTLLAVATEGAPEDVGFDLFTVADEMRERGWYVQPQFAHGHSPVNLHLTVTAVNHGCEDDFLTDLRASVEAARQAGPVAVDPALRELVAGLDPDRFSPQQFRDLLAAALPSAASGAGLPTRMAPINALLAAAPGRLRERVLLEFLGLLYRPSGELPVAGTPALPAFGT
- a CDS encoding MFS transporter is translated as MSALGTRTRLGYSLGSFVTGAFGTVPGLLLLPYLTDTLAVPAAAAGAIVLLPKAWDVVFNPVAGRLSDADLARRGSRTRSLVAGGLVLAVTFAALFAHPGFGSVGADSAYVVAVFFLCATAFAFFQVPFNALPAELTDGYHERTRLTTWRIAVLALAILTSGALAPAITNGIGGVNGYRVMGVFVAVLIVLGTVAVILGIRGVPVSEPRRPTASWRELVATMRRWRSFRLLLGVYFIQALGVATLLAAVSYVARYVLGDAGYQSLLFAGFVGPALLVMPLWDRVGRSGGKLAGFRVATVALSLALAGLVFARALPPAMVFVLAALAGVGYAGIQVFPLALLPDLITEEERRTGEARAGVTAGVWTAAEALGLALGPSLFGLVLSWGGYVSSTDAAASQPESAVTAITVGFSLLPAVLVALGLPLLRREVFSSERKRRDRDDGKAVEA